Proteins encoded within one genomic window of Paenarthrobacter sp. JL.01a:
- a CDS encoding D-alanine--D-alanine ligase family protein — translation MVIEEPAAVKAKPRVAILFGGRSSEHAVSCVTAAGVMGAIDTNKYEVIPIGIAKSGQWVLASGDTSQWSLSSTSLPEVAASGKTVTLAEIGGEHQLIVTEPNAVPQELGSVDVVFPLLHGPWGEDGTIQGLLELSDTRYVGAGVLASAVGMDKHFMKVVFEAAGLKVGPYIAVTDREWVTDPEAVRKRVDKLGFPVFVKPARAGSSMGISKVDSLEGLDAAVEEARRHDLKLVIEAGIIGREIECAVLQGRGTDVPRTSMPGEIAVAAGEHQFYDFAAKYVEDGAAALSCPADMPDEAIARVRELAAVAFDAVGAEGLSRVDFFYTPAGELIINEINTMPGFTPKSMYPQMWAASGLGYAELIDELIHLALTRKTGLR, via the coding sequence ATGGTGATTGAAGAACCCGCTGCCGTGAAGGCCAAACCCCGCGTGGCGATCCTTTTCGGCGGCCGCTCGAGCGAGCACGCTGTCAGTTGCGTTACGGCCGCTGGTGTCATGGGCGCCATCGATACGAACAAGTACGAGGTCATCCCGATCGGCATCGCCAAGTCCGGTCAATGGGTTTTGGCATCGGGCGACACCAGCCAGTGGTCCTTGAGCTCGACGTCCCTTCCCGAGGTCGCGGCGTCGGGCAAAACCGTCACGCTGGCCGAAATCGGCGGCGAACACCAGTTGATCGTCACAGAGCCCAATGCCGTTCCGCAGGAATTGGGCAGCGTGGACGTGGTGTTTCCCCTGCTGCACGGTCCATGGGGCGAGGACGGCACCATCCAGGGGCTCCTTGAATTGTCCGACACGCGTTATGTCGGCGCCGGTGTGCTGGCCTCTGCAGTGGGAATGGACAAGCACTTCATGAAGGTGGTCTTCGAGGCCGCCGGGCTGAAGGTAGGTCCCTACATTGCCGTGACGGACCGCGAATGGGTGACCGACCCCGAGGCTGTCCGCAAACGCGTGGACAAGCTCGGATTCCCGGTGTTCGTCAAGCCGGCACGTGCGGGTTCCTCGATGGGTATTTCCAAGGTTGATTCGCTCGAAGGTTTGGATGCCGCCGTCGAAGAGGCCCGCCGCCACGACCTGAAGCTGGTCATCGAGGCCGGGATCATTGGACGTGAGATCGAATGCGCGGTCCTGCAGGGACGCGGGACCGATGTGCCGCGCACGTCCATGCCGGGTGAGATCGCCGTCGCTGCCGGGGAACACCAGTTCTACGACTTCGCTGCAAAGTATGTGGAGGACGGCGCGGCTGCCCTCAGCTGCCCGGCCGACATGCCGGATGAAGCAATCGCACGCGTGAGGGAGTTGGCTGCGGTCGCCTTCGACGCCGTGGGTGCCGAAGGCCTCAGCCGCGTGGACTTCTTCTACACTCCTGCCGGAGAGCTGATCATCAATGAGATCAACACCATGCCCGGCTTCACTCCCAAGAGCATGTACCCGCAGATGTGGGCTGCCTCAGGACTGGGCTACGCAGAGCTCATCGACGAACTCATCCACTTGGCACTGACCCGGAAGACTGGCCTGCGCTAG
- the thiL gene encoding thiamine-phosphate kinase, translating into MPAEQLTVQDLSESELLARIFPRLNSSAGVLLGPGDDAALIAAPDGRTLISIDTQTQDQDFRLQWNNGYRTTGYDVGWKAAAQNLSDINAMGGSAASLVVSLTMPPSTPVEWVEAFADGLTAAIVGLGAPDCSVAGGDLGRGRELAVTVAVVGTLAGMAPVLRSGARAGDVVAVAGTLGLAAAGWALLESDVPFESLNEELKTFVERQCRPLPPLATGPLAAQAGATSMLDISDGLLRDGGRLATASGAVLDFDPLVLKKYAAVLEPAASLLGRDAMPWVLGGGEDHGLLATFPAGIQLPQGFTAIGSVQAVVEPTGSGVRIAGHAADTVGWDHFAD; encoded by the coding sequence GTGCCTGCAGAACAACTGACCGTCCAAGACCTTTCGGAGTCCGAGCTCCTTGCCCGGATCTTTCCCCGCCTGAACAGCAGCGCCGGCGTTCTGCTGGGACCCGGTGACGATGCTGCCCTCATAGCTGCTCCGGATGGCCGCACCCTGATTTCCATCGACACCCAAACACAGGACCAGGACTTCAGGCTTCAGTGGAACAACGGTTACAGGACCACCGGGTATGACGTCGGGTGGAAGGCTGCGGCGCAGAATCTCAGTGACATCAATGCCATGGGCGGCAGCGCTGCTTCACTTGTGGTGAGCCTGACCATGCCGCCGTCCACGCCGGTTGAGTGGGTGGAGGCTTTCGCGGATGGGCTGACCGCGGCCATCGTGGGGTTGGGTGCCCCGGATTGCTCGGTTGCCGGCGGTGACCTTGGGCGCGGCCGTGAGCTGGCGGTGACAGTCGCCGTCGTCGGGACGCTTGCCGGAATGGCACCGGTGCTGCGCTCCGGCGCCAGGGCGGGCGACGTCGTAGCTGTTGCCGGGACGCTGGGGCTGGCGGCCGCAGGCTGGGCATTGCTTGAAAGCGATGTTCCCTTTGAAAGCCTCAACGAAGAGCTGAAGACCTTCGTGGAGCGCCAATGCAGGCCGTTGCCGCCGTTGGCGACGGGCCCCCTTGCTGCCCAGGCTGGTGCAACCTCCATGTTGGATATCTCCGACGGATTACTGCGCGACGGCGGCCGTCTCGCCACTGCCAGCGGCGCCGTGCTCGATTTCGATCCCCTCGTGCTGAAAAAGTATGCCGCCGTGCTGGAACCGGCAGCCTCATTGCTGGGCCGGGATGCGATGCCCTGGGTCCTGGGCGGGGGAGAGGACCATGGCTTGCTGGCTACGTTCCCAGCAGGAATTCAGCTGCCGCAGGGCTTCACTGCGATAGGCTCAGTTCAAGCCGTTGTCGAGCCGACAGGCAGCGGCGTCCGGATCGCCGGGCATGCTGCTGACACCGTTGGATGGGATCACTTTGCAGACTAA
- a CDS encoding DUF3515 domain-containing protein, whose amino-acid sequence MHRKTLRRTAVAVSLASASVLALSACSPAVDVTAAADAANPACAPMMVALPDKIGDAALRKTNSQATAAWGDPSQVILRCGVNVPGPTTDRCLSVNDIDWVIKEGDPVYTLTTFGRVPATEILIDPVKLESANISSATVLTELAAAVGKIKATGKCVGQEDLQNLPSSK is encoded by the coding sequence ATGCATCGAAAGACCCTCCGCCGGACTGCGGTGGCCGTTTCCCTGGCCTCCGCATCCGTCCTCGCTTTGTCGGCCTGCTCACCTGCTGTTGACGTGACCGCCGCCGCGGACGCCGCCAACCCCGCCTGCGCCCCCATGATGGTGGCCCTGCCCGACAAGATCGGCGATGCTGCGCTCCGCAAGACAAACAGCCAGGCCACGGCTGCCTGGGGGGATCCCTCGCAGGTCATCCTCCGCTGCGGCGTGAACGTGCCCGGCCCCACCACGGACCGCTGCCTCAGCGTCAATGACATCGACTGGGTCATCAAGGAAGGCGATCCTGTCTACACGCTGACCACTTTCGGCCGTGTACCCGCCACGGAGATCCTGATCGATCCGGTCAAGTTGGAATCGGCGAACATCAGTTCCGCAACCGTCCTGACCGAGCTCGCGGCCGCCGTCGGAAAAATCAAGGCGACCGGCAAGTGCGTCGGCCAGGAAGACCTGCAGAACCTGCCTTCGAGCAAGTAG
- a CDS encoding spermidine synthase, translating to MTPKDSGHTGRFLRTTGQHATIEPDPLVKGSFILSIGGAEQSHVNLAAPEEIFYEYLRRIGHIVDLASASGEPVRALHLGAGALTLARYIQATRPGSEQYAVELERELLDFVLRELPMPQGSRLTTIIGDARDALAELPAEARFDVVILDIFSGPEAPAHIACRDFYEEAAAQLTPDGVLIVNVGDEPALTLVRSQVAALRLAMQDVAAFAETGMFAGRYPGNIILAGTRKPWPSEWTAELLARGPHPATVLHGVDLDRISG from the coding sequence GTGACTCCAAAGGATTCCGGCCATACCGGACGTTTCCTTCGAACCACCGGCCAACATGCCACCATCGAACCGGACCCGTTGGTGAAAGGCAGCTTCATCCTGAGCATCGGCGGCGCCGAACAATCACACGTGAACCTGGCCGCGCCGGAAGAAATCTTCTACGAATACCTTCGCAGGATCGGGCACATCGTGGATTTGGCCTCCGCTTCCGGAGAGCCAGTTCGTGCCCTTCATCTGGGCGCGGGAGCCCTGACCCTGGCCCGTTACATCCAGGCAACCCGCCCGGGCTCGGAACAGTACGCCGTTGAACTGGAACGCGAATTGCTGGACTTCGTCCTCCGCGAGCTGCCTATGCCCCAAGGCTCCCGGTTGACCACCATCATCGGCGACGCCCGCGACGCCTTGGCAGAGCTGCCCGCCGAGGCGCGGTTCGACGTCGTAATCCTTGACATCTTCTCCGGGCCCGAGGCTCCTGCCCATATCGCGTGCCGTGACTTCTACGAGGAAGCCGCCGCTCAACTGACTCCTGACGGCGTCCTGATAGTGAACGTTGGCGACGAGCCTGCGCTCACGCTCGTCCGGAGCCAAGTGGCAGCGCTGCGCCTGGCCATGCAGGACGTGGCCGCGTTCGCGGAAACAGGAATGTTCGCAGGCCGCTATCCGGGCAACATCATTCTGGCAGGTACCAGGAAGCCATGGCCTTCGGAGTGGACAGCCGAGCTGCTGGCCAGGGGGCCGCACCCTGCCACCGTCCTCCACGGCGTGGACCTGGACCGGATCAGCGGCTAG
- the coaD gene encoding pantetheine-phosphate adenylyltransferase — MRRAVCPGSFDPIHNGHLEVIARAAGLFDEVIVAVSTNYAKKYRFGLEERMEMARETLASLRGIIVEPMGEGLLAEYCRRRGISAIVKGLRSSSDFDYELPMATMNRQLTGVETVFLPAEAHYVHLSSTLIKEVNVLGGDISDFVPKSVLKRLLAGESPSEPPRKG; from the coding sequence ATGAGACGCGCGGTATGCCCTGGATCCTTTGACCCCATCCACAATGGACATCTCGAAGTCATTGCCCGGGCCGCCGGCCTGTTTGATGAAGTCATCGTTGCCGTGTCCACCAACTACGCCAAAAAGTATCGGTTCGGCCTCGAAGAGCGCATGGAGATGGCGCGTGAGACGCTGGCTTCCCTGCGTGGCATCATCGTCGAGCCCATGGGAGAGGGCCTGCTGGCTGAGTATTGCCGCCGCAGGGGCATTTCAGCGATCGTCAAGGGCCTGCGCTCTTCCTCGGATTTCGACTATGAGTTGCCGATGGCCACCATGAACCGGCAGTTGACCGGCGTCGAAACTGTATTCTTGCCGGCCGAAGCGCATTATGTGCACCTGTCATCAACCCTGATCAAGGAAGTCAACGTCCTCGGGGGCGACATCTCCGACTTCGTGCCCAAGTCTGTGTTGAAGAGGCTCCTTGCAGGCGAGTCGCCCAGCGAACCGCCGCGCAAAGGGTAG
- a CDS encoding ATP-dependent DNA helicase RecG, protein MSTELELPLERRIGKRSAAVIEKHLGIKTCGALLNYFPRRYLSRGELTPISNLPLDEEVTLIARVVSNSTRQMRARRGSITDVVVTDEAGGSGVPGTLKVSFFNGFRAKAELLAGRRAMFSGKVTRYGGSLGLTNPDFLLLDEDPEAEDSMDPAKLAAMPIPVYPATAKLTSWSIHKVVASLLQTMDLDALEDPIPGHISARDGLLSVAGSYRLIHSPETQKDWQRAQERFRYQEALVLQTALARRRAQLAAEEATARRPTADGLLTSFDRNLPFTLTAGQSAVGKTLAEELGRDTPMNRLLQGEVGSGKTIVALRAMLQVVDAGGQAALLAPTEVLAAQHFDSIRRTLGPLARDNMFGGAGMLGGDPSQQSVQVTLLTGSMPTAARKQAMLDAASGNAGIVIGTHALLSDKTSFQDLGLIVVDEQHRFGVEQRDALRAKAQRPPHLLVMTATPIPRTVAMTVFGDLETSILDELPAGRAPISTHVVGLSENPGWADRIWKRSREEVDAGHQVYVVCPKIGSDDDGDFSPGEAEPSDAELADEGSARELASVTAVVESLLQEPSLSGVPVAPLHGRQDPQVKSETMASFASNQTKVLVSTTVIEVGVDVHNATLMVILDADRFGISQLHQLRGRVGRGGLPGTCLLVTTLEPGHPSRRRLEAVASTTDGFELSQEDLKLRREGDILGASQSGGRSTLKLLRVLEHEDIIARARADAQALVGQDPALQDQPALSAAIDQYLNPEKEAFLERG, encoded by the coding sequence ATGAGTACTGAGCTGGAGCTGCCGCTGGAGCGCAGGATCGGCAAGAGGTCAGCGGCGGTCATCGAGAAACACCTCGGAATCAAAACCTGCGGTGCCCTGTTGAACTACTTCCCACGGCGCTATCTGAGCCGCGGAGAACTGACTCCCATCAGCAACCTGCCATTGGATGAGGAAGTCACGCTCATTGCCCGGGTGGTTTCCAACAGCACCCGGCAGATGCGGGCCCGGCGTGGCTCCATCACCGATGTCGTCGTGACCGATGAGGCCGGCGGGTCGGGTGTTCCGGGGACGCTGAAGGTCAGCTTCTTTAACGGTTTCCGGGCGAAGGCGGAACTCCTGGCCGGTCGGCGTGCCATGTTTTCGGGCAAGGTTACCCGCTACGGCGGGTCTCTGGGCCTGACAAACCCGGACTTCCTTTTGCTGGATGAGGATCCGGAGGCCGAGGACTCCATGGACCCGGCCAAGCTCGCGGCCATGCCGATACCTGTGTACCCGGCTACAGCGAAGCTCACCAGTTGGTCCATCCATAAGGTGGTTGCTTCCCTGCTGCAAACCATGGATCTGGATGCGTTGGAGGACCCGATCCCCGGACATATTTCCGCCAGGGACGGCCTGCTCAGCGTCGCCGGATCGTACCGCCTGATCCACTCGCCCGAGACACAGAAGGATTGGCAGCGGGCGCAGGAACGCTTCCGCTACCAGGAGGCTTTGGTCCTTCAAACTGCCCTGGCCCGCCGCCGTGCCCAGCTGGCAGCCGAGGAAGCCACCGCCCGGCGTCCCACGGCCGACGGCCTGCTGACCAGCTTCGACCGGAACCTTCCGTTTACCCTGACGGCCGGCCAGTCCGCCGTCGGAAAGACGCTTGCCGAAGAGCTGGGCCGGGATACCCCCATGAACAGGCTCCTCCAAGGGGAAGTGGGATCCGGCAAGACCATCGTTGCCCTGCGCGCCATGCTCCAGGTGGTCGATGCCGGTGGCCAGGCTGCCCTCCTTGCCCCTACCGAGGTCCTTGCCGCCCAGCACTTCGATTCCATTCGGCGCACACTCGGACCCCTGGCCCGTGACAACATGTTTGGGGGCGCTGGAATGCTCGGTGGCGACCCCTCCCAACAGTCCGTGCAGGTGACCCTGCTGACAGGTTCCATGCCCACTGCCGCGAGGAAGCAGGCCATGCTGGACGCGGCTTCGGGAAATGCCGGGATCGTCATAGGAACCCACGCCCTGCTGAGCGACAAAACCAGTTTTCAGGACCTGGGGCTGATCGTGGTGGATGAGCAGCATCGCTTCGGAGTAGAGCAGCGTGACGCGCTCCGTGCTAAAGCCCAACGGCCGCCGCACTTGTTGGTGATGACCGCGACGCCCATTCCCCGCACCGTTGCCATGACTGTTTTCGGTGATCTTGAGACATCCATCCTTGACGAACTTCCAGCCGGTCGCGCACCCATTTCCACGCATGTGGTGGGGTTATCGGAAAACCCCGGTTGGGCGGACCGTATTTGGAAGCGGTCCCGCGAGGAAGTCGACGCCGGGCACCAGGTCTACGTGGTGTGCCCCAAGATTGGATCGGACGACGACGGCGACTTCAGTCCGGGGGAAGCGGAACCAAGCGACGCTGAGCTGGCGGACGAAGGTTCGGCCCGGGAGCTGGCATCGGTGACCGCCGTCGTCGAGAGCCTTTTGCAGGAGCCGTCCCTGAGCGGCGTGCCGGTGGCACCGCTTCATGGCCGGCAGGACCCGCAGGTGAAGTCGGAAACCATGGCGTCGTTTGCCTCCAACCAGACTAAAGTGCTGGTTTCCACAACGGTCATCGAGGTGGGCGTGGACGTCCACAATGCCACCTTGATGGTGATCCTGGATGCCGACCGGTTTGGCATTTCACAGCTCCACCAGCTGCGGGGGCGGGTGGGTCGTGGCGGCCTTCCCGGCACGTGCCTCCTGGTGACCACCCTGGAGCCTGGCCATCCGAGCCGCCGTCGGCTGGAAGCCGTTGCCTCCACCACCGACGGTTTCGAGTTGTCGCAGGAGGACCTGAAGCTTCGCCGTGAAGGTGACATCCTGGGTGCTTCACAGTCCGGTGGGCGCTCCACTTTGAAGTTGCTCCGGGTACTCGAGCACGAGGACATCATTGCCCGCGCACGGGCCGATGCCCAGGCCTTGGTAGGCCAGGATCCTGCATTGCAGGACCAGCCGGCCCTTTCCGCTGCGATTGACCAATACTTGAACCCCGAGAAGGAGGCGTTCCTTGAACGCGGTTAG
- the rsmD gene encoding 16S rRNA (guanine(966)-N(2))-methyltransferase RsmD — protein sequence MSRIIAGVAGGNPLASVPGTATRPTTDRVKEALFSRLESLAVIDDARVLDLYAGSGSLGVESASRGARSVDLVEFDARASDICQRNADLVNQSLGARKVAVHRSKVESYLERAADSSVWDLVFLDPPYPLDEQALSAVLEKLAPHLDDAAVVVVERSSRSPEPAWPEALECFADKKYGETKLWFAEPA from the coding sequence GTGAGCCGGATTATCGCCGGGGTTGCTGGTGGAAACCCCCTGGCAAGTGTTCCCGGCACTGCCACACGGCCCACTACCGATCGCGTCAAAGAGGCTCTTTTTTCGAGGCTGGAGTCTTTGGCGGTCATCGACGACGCCAGGGTCCTTGACCTCTACGCCGGTTCCGGTTCGCTGGGCGTTGAAAGCGCCAGCCGGGGTGCGCGCAGCGTGGACCTCGTGGAATTCGATGCGAGGGCCAGCGACATCTGCCAGCGGAATGCGGACCTGGTCAACCAGAGCTTGGGGGCCAGGAAGGTTGCTGTCCACCGTTCCAAAGTTGAGTCCTACCTTGAACGGGCCGCCGATTCTTCGGTATGGGACCTGGTCTTCCTCGACCCGCCCTATCCCTTGGACGAGCAAGCCTTGAGCGCGGTGCTCGAAAAACTGGCGCCGCACCTGGATGACGCTGCCGTGGTGGTGGTGGAGCGCAGTTCCCGCAGTCCTGAACCCGCATGGCCAGAGGCCTTGGAGTGCTTCGCGGATAAGAAGTACGGGGAGACAAAACTCTGGTTCGCCGAACCAGCCTAA
- a CDS encoding DAK2 domain-containing protein, translated as MKRWLGKAEVVLGNHSDRLNAINIFPVADGDTGTNLYLTVRAAASALEATASDIAEAVHDVGAVLSKAGQAAMEQARGNSGTLFAVFLCAAAEPLAGKTRLSAPLLATALNRAQIRAWSALSEPVAGTMLSVLEAAAHAAQRVDAEQDGDDSNHALGLSLDAVVDSAYQAVLRTEDELVQLQEAHVVDAGGVGMLLVLDCLRSAVLGEELQDELLDDLHGYKLQDPHIHEHMPADDGVEVMCTISLSPLNAAILRQRLDEMGDSVIMSQVGGAQPSDDDDEESTTEASYRWRVHVHVPDPAPAVELIRSLGEPSDIAVSQLALPRHDEPDLPRHEY; from the coding sequence ATGAAACGTTGGCTCGGCAAGGCGGAAGTGGTCCTAGGAAACCACAGCGACCGCCTCAATGCGATCAACATCTTTCCCGTCGCCGACGGAGACACGGGAACCAACCTGTACCTCACAGTACGTGCTGCGGCCTCCGCTTTGGAGGCAACGGCATCCGATATCGCCGAAGCCGTCCATGATGTTGGCGCCGTGCTCTCGAAGGCCGGCCAGGCGGCCATGGAGCAGGCGAGGGGCAACTCGGGAACGCTGTTCGCGGTATTCCTGTGCGCTGCAGCCGAGCCTTTGGCAGGCAAGACCAGGCTCAGCGCACCGCTTCTGGCCACAGCTCTGAACAGGGCCCAAATCCGTGCCTGGTCGGCACTGAGCGAACCTGTGGCTGGAACCATGCTGTCCGTCTTGGAGGCCGCTGCGCATGCCGCACAGCGGGTAGACGCTGAACAAGACGGCGATGACAGCAACCATGCGCTCGGATTGTCACTGGATGCCGTGGTGGATTCTGCCTACCAGGCTGTTCTCCGCACCGAGGATGAGCTGGTCCAACTGCAGGAGGCGCACGTGGTCGACGCCGGCGGCGTGGGCATGCTGCTGGTGCTGGATTGCCTCCGGTCGGCTGTATTGGGCGAGGAACTGCAGGATGAGCTTCTGGACGACCTCCATGGCTACAAGCTGCAGGATCCGCACATTCATGAGCACATGCCGGCAGATGACGGCGTGGAGGTCATGTGCACCATCAGCCTTTCCCCGCTCAACGCCGCCATCCTGCGCCAACGGCTGGACGAGATGGGGGATTCGGTCATTATGAGCCAGGTTGGCGGGGCCCAGCCCAGCGACGATGACGACGAAGAATCCACGACGGAAGCAAGCTACCGGTGGCGTGTCCATGTCCACGTCCCCGATCCCGCTCCTGCCGTCGAACTGATCCGTTCGCTGGGTGAACCCTCCGACATCGCCGTCAGCCAACTGGCCCTGCCGCGACATGATGAGCCGGACCTGCCACGGCATGAGTACTGA
- a CDS encoding NAD(P)H-dependent glycerol-3-phosphate dehydrogenase codes for MTVIGSPGFVPTTVAVLGAGSWGTTFAKILADAAEAAGIERRIRIWGRRAEVVEQINSAHRNEQYLKDIELPASITASTDVEEVLKDATLVVLAVPAQSLRPQLGDWKALLAADAVVVSLMKGLELGTDARMSEVIAQELGLPETRVAVVSGPNLAMEIAREQPTASVVACSDADTAAAIALCCTAPYFRPYTSTDVVGVEIGGIVKNVIALAVGICEGRQMGDNTKASVITRGLAETSRLALAMGGDAHTMAGLAGLGDLVATCSSALSRNHTAGRLLGEGLSLEQVAEEMTQTAEGIKSGPAVHELAGKLNVEMPITAAVVAVLEGRMSVDDLGPRLLARALKSEGDY; via the coding sequence GTGACCGTGATCGGGAGCCCCGGCTTCGTTCCCACCACAGTTGCCGTGCTGGGTGCAGGGTCCTGGGGCACCACGTTTGCGAAAATCCTTGCCGACGCAGCAGAAGCTGCCGGTATCGAGCGCCGCATCCGCATCTGGGGACGCCGCGCCGAGGTAGTGGAGCAGATCAACTCAGCCCACCGCAATGAGCAGTACTTGAAGGACATTGAGTTGCCTGCGTCCATCACCGCTTCCACTGACGTGGAAGAAGTGCTCAAAGACGCCACCTTGGTGGTCCTCGCTGTACCGGCGCAGTCGTTGAGGCCCCAGCTCGGTGACTGGAAGGCATTGTTGGCCGCCGACGCCGTTGTGGTCTCCCTCATGAAGGGCCTGGAACTGGGCACGGATGCCCGCATGAGCGAAGTGATTGCCCAGGAGCTTGGGCTCCCGGAGACGCGCGTTGCCGTGGTTTCCGGACCCAACCTGGCCATGGAGATTGCCCGGGAGCAGCCGACAGCTTCCGTTGTGGCCTGCAGCGACGCCGACACAGCCGCTGCGATTGCCCTGTGCTGCACTGCGCCCTACTTCCGGCCTTACACCAGCACTGACGTTGTCGGTGTGGAAATCGGCGGCATCGTCAAGAACGTCATCGCTTTGGCGGTGGGGATCTGTGAAGGCCGCCAAATGGGCGACAACACGAAGGCCTCGGTCATTACCCGCGGCCTTGCCGAAACGTCGCGGCTGGCTCTGGCCATGGGTGGCGATGCCCACACGATGGCTGGACTTGCCGGGCTCGGCGACCTTGTAGCCACTTGCTCGTCTGCGCTTTCGAGGAATCACACCGCCGGACGGCTGCTCGGTGAAGGGCTAAGCCTGGAGCAGGTGGCGGAAGAGATGACGCAAACTGCCGAAGGCATCAAGTCCGGCCCTGCGGTGCATGAACTGGCGGGGAAGTTGAACGTTGAAATGCCCATCACCGCGGCTGTAGTGGCCGTGCTTGAGGGCAGAATGTCCGTTGATGACCTGGGGCCGCGACTGCTGGCCCGGGCACTGAAGTCCGAAGGCGACTACTGA
- a CDS encoding aminotransferase class I/II-fold pyridoxal phosphate-dependent enzyme — MAPMASAGSSTPLTGTTTGSPAPWKRAAVGANLLSPDGCLGVTIFEEMTTLAMATGAINLGQGFPDEDGPAEIKAAAQAAIADGANQYAPGKGVAALREAVSAHQQRFYGLDPDPETEVLVTTGATEAIAAALLAFVEPGDEVLTFEPFYDSYGAIIGMAGAKHVTAPLLAPDFLPDLATLEASFSSRTKIVLLNNPHNPTGAVFPKSVLTRIVELAAKYGAIIVSDEVYEHLTFGVAHIPVTSLPGAAERTITISSAGKTFSFTGWKIGWLTGPAPLVAAVRTVKQFLTYSSGTPFQGAIAVGLGLPDAFYQGIADTLRRKRDILAEGLRAAGFGVYNPSGTYFINVDTAPLGIQDSVDLARRLPGLVGVAAIPVPVFCHPEGAERTRSLLRFAFCKKIDVLEEAAGRLATLKDRL, encoded by the coding sequence ATGGCTCCCATGGCATCAGCAGGCAGCAGCACCCCGTTAACCGGAACTACCACCGGGTCTCCGGCGCCCTGGAAACGGGCCGCGGTTGGAGCCAATTTGTTGTCCCCTGACGGGTGTCTGGGCGTCACCATCTTCGAGGAGATGACCACGTTGGCAATGGCCACCGGGGCCATCAACCTGGGCCAGGGATTTCCCGACGAGGACGGCCCCGCCGAAATCAAAGCCGCTGCTCAGGCTGCCATCGCCGACGGTGCCAACCAATACGCTCCCGGTAAAGGTGTCGCCGCGTTGCGGGAAGCTGTGTCCGCGCATCAGCAGCGCTTCTATGGCCTTGATCCCGATCCCGAGACAGAAGTCCTGGTCACCACTGGGGCCACCGAGGCCATCGCCGCCGCGCTGCTGGCCTTCGTCGAACCCGGCGATGAAGTCCTGACCTTCGAGCCTTTCTACGATTCCTATGGGGCCATCATCGGGATGGCCGGAGCCAAGCATGTCACCGCTCCCCTGTTGGCACCGGACTTCCTGCCCGACCTCGCAACGCTGGAGGCGTCCTTCAGCAGCAGGACGAAAATCGTCCTCCTCAACAACCCCCACAATCCCACGGGAGCAGTCTTTCCGAAGAGCGTGCTCACCAGGATTGTGGAACTGGCCGCTAAATACGGCGCCATCATCGTCAGTGACGAAGTGTATGAACACCTTACTTTCGGAGTGGCGCACATCCCGGTGACATCCCTTCCCGGTGCCGCCGAACGGACCATCACCATTTCCTCGGCCGGTAAGACTTTCTCGTTCACCGGCTGGAAGATCGGCTGGCTCACCGGACCGGCTCCCCTGGTGGCCGCAGTCCGCACGGTGAAGCAATTCCTCACCTACAGCTCCGGCACGCCTTTCCAAGGCGCGATCGCTGTTGGGCTGGGACTCCCTGACGCTTTCTATCAGGGCATTGCCGATACCCTCCGCCGTAAACGCGACATACTCGCCGAGGGTCTTCGTGCCGCCGGCTTCGGGGTCTACAACCCCAGCGGCACCTACTTCATCAATGTCGACACCGCCCCGCTGGGCATCCAGGACTCCGTTGATCTTGCAAGGCGTCTGCCTGGCCTCGTGGGCGTGGCCGCTATCCCCGTCCCGGTCTTCTGCCATCCGGAAGGCGCGGAACGCACCCGAAGCCTGCTGCGCTTCGCCTTTTGCAAAAAGATCGACGTCCTCGAAGAGGCAGCCGGACGGCTTGCAACCCTCAAGGACCGGCTGTGA